A region of Verrucomicrobiota bacterium DNA encodes the following proteins:
- a CDS encoding MG2 domain-containing protein translates to MAIIIILAATLVPRHKKKDIPPPPSVAEGAVLVLNSKNLDPITTLEVRFDEPAIGALDNPSTVKPLNPLVISPKIKGSFKWLSQRNGIFTPTAPWALGTTYHVSLKSGLKNADGKPMNAKLEESLSTPPFAVENIYPNGYHKDNAPSLFTMQASFNETVDPAKVGRYIRFVDADGKQVAAVISQATSTNYFPYSTVDPWSARFYTAAEGDQTAQSPPASGDSGVKFIPNRILINPAKPLPPGKDWKLVISEDMPDASGQVFTQETQEQLIGTVVPFELQEAVARNVIGSSRRIQLSFSKLFDEANFNTKNWSDWITIGNAPTNLSVSIDGSYLSISGDFALGKPYPITVKKGLPAIYDFSLGQKISTNLVFEPVAPRLYFPAFAIQQMTRGHRQIDLLDINVSNATLTVTKLDPDKLLPAVKAYENKYFKTEWNDGYEPYQQVASTNFTGQVIKEVSFTRTTPVDEQQQFALDWDNLVGAGQSGAYYLQATGDGKVGTQAIVMLSDLGVLGKQGRDSLDIFVFSYETGKFIPGVKVRVFSLKDELIAQGTTDGSGVVKLDTKSLTGKSPEWVEVRKGGDVFLTRLYQVTNNIRRHGYDFPVSWPGNPGVRPLEGAVFTERGVYLPGQEVHLKTILRKLGEKGLDSLAGKKARLMITDPRGQNIVDQEMTLNAFSSSDYSFSLSPSVPLGGYSIQVTPDEKAVDHSSVYGYFTVQEYQPNAFELTVDATPRYLTDKPVTIPVFASYYSGQPLGTQAVMRWLMNAHDFSFMPEGFTGFSFCKGLYSVNPEELGYNNSSLSLNGEENLSESGRGTFTQDIPVNQKLPMPRRVNISFEVTDINQQTVSSAVDFTKDSSAYYYGFHRPEGFVRTGEALPVRVIAINADGTPAPLALTAKVVVKKINRTSVPVKGAGGITTYQQNIDLDEKFTGTITTLPVERVQSRWRLTEDPAGNLPPSQITFKPSEPGDYLVEISGKDPKDNPVMTVATVSVYQSDAAEGWSLENNTKLDLALENDTLRAGQVARIMVKTPVEGIALVSIERENVRRFFTVELRESNRLIEVPVTADDIPNVYVSVTLLKGTKGSLRKNPMPEFRTGYCQLTVEHPDSKLTVDVHPAEKTYQPGQDVSVDIAVSNDNGTPVTDAEVTVMAVDEGILSLTAHTVPDYYSLFYQLRPLYVISGISIPELFKEDPEQKSFDNKGFLIGGGGDEGGTMRKKFIPCPYWNANLKTDAKGHVHVRFTAPESLSRYRIVALAQDKGGKFGQNQSSIEINKPLMIESALPQFARIGDSLIARAVVKNATGAPIKATVSLRLDGLARLSKGGTEKIIDLATGQSLPVDFPVIMTGLGEAKWVWSVKGTGSKPATKGGASQAVLKRLNSTAPASTPTDYQDSALATMNIVPAAPLLKEVHVSHTSEPVSNLLKPLNPQLLEGTGTLKVSIANSRLLELSDAVKYLLDYPYGCVEQTTSRLIPWIYAREFDGAIPSLAKPDTEIEANVQAGINRLLSMQHYSGGLTYWPGGQEPMLWASAYGGIGLALAQRNGSTVPESNMNQLAEYLRGKMAGLTDDKNSMSLSERVMALYCLSLMGKVEASWIELMTGKAKLLNNEDRALLALCILETGGQTSQAEAILRLPFNGVRDYYWFGSGVRESAMNLLAEVKLDPASKTIDRRVIEIMGARHYQGRWYNTQDNAWAVMALSQYFIAVEKGKPKKFSGSLVWGPDSRTFNLSPEAPSAREEYPTLPALANTPMNLNNPSKATVFSTVSIEAYPKDKYQPRTARGFSVTRRYEKILDDQSLAPAKDLKVGDRILITLLLEVSRPAHYVAIDDSLPAVFEAVKPGFNTQAVNGATDTDEYFIDFRELRADRGLFFANYLQPGKYTVRYLARVRAAGETFAPGTKVEEMYNPDVFGITESQQINASALK, encoded by the coding sequence TTGGCAATCATCATTATTTTGGCAGCGACCTTAGTGCCCCGCCACAAAAAGAAGGACATTCCTCCTCCTCCTTCGGTGGCTGAAGGGGCCGTGCTTGTACTTAATTCCAAAAACCTTGATCCTATAACCACCCTCGAGGTCAGGTTTGATGAACCCGCCATCGGGGCCCTCGATAATCCCAGTACGGTCAAACCGTTAAATCCGCTGGTCATTAGCCCGAAAATCAAGGGTTCTTTCAAATGGCTCAGCCAACGTAATGGCATTTTCACCCCGACCGCACCTTGGGCACTGGGCACGACTTACCATGTCAGCCTCAAGTCCGGCCTAAAGAATGCGGACGGGAAACCCATGAATGCCAAACTCGAAGAGTCCCTGAGTACACCCCCATTTGCTGTAGAGAATATTTATCCAAATGGTTATCATAAAGACAACGCGCCATCACTCTTCACGATGCAGGCTTCATTTAATGAAACCGTGGACCCCGCCAAGGTCGGCCGTTATATCCGGTTCGTTGATGCTGATGGCAAACAAGTCGCTGCCGTAATCTCACAGGCCACTAGTACCAATTATTTTCCTTACTCCACAGTCGACCCCTGGTCAGCGCGCTTTTACACAGCTGCCGAGGGTGATCAAACTGCGCAGAGCCCGCCCGCAAGTGGCGACTCCGGTGTCAAATTTATCCCAAACCGCATCCTGATTAATCCAGCCAAACCCTTGCCTCCTGGCAAAGACTGGAAACTCGTGATTAGCGAAGACATGCCGGATGCATCCGGGCAAGTCTTTACTCAAGAAACACAAGAACAATTAATCGGAACAGTCGTACCCTTTGAACTCCAGGAAGCCGTCGCACGTAACGTGATCGGTTCATCCCGCCGGATCCAGTTATCCTTCTCGAAACTCTTTGATGAGGCGAATTTTAATACGAAAAACTGGAGTGACTGGATCACCATCGGCAATGCCCCGACAAACCTCAGCGTGAGTATCGACGGCTCCTACCTGTCCATCTCGGGTGATTTCGCCCTCGGCAAACCCTATCCGATCACGGTCAAAAAAGGATTACCCGCGATCTATGATTTTTCCCTCGGACAAAAAATCTCGACGAATCTGGTTTTTGAACCCGTCGCACCCCGGCTGTATTTCCCGGCGTTTGCCATCCAGCAAATGACGCGGGGCCACCGGCAAATCGACCTGCTCGACATCAATGTGTCGAATGCTACTTTAACCGTGACCAAGCTCGACCCGGACAAATTGCTCCCGGCAGTGAAGGCTTATGAAAATAAGTATTTTAAAACCGAATGGAATGACGGTTACGAGCCCTACCAACAGGTGGCTTCGACAAATTTCACCGGACAAGTCATCAAGGAAGTCAGCTTTACCCGGACGACCCCGGTGGATGAGCAACAGCAATTTGCTCTAGACTGGGATAACCTCGTGGGTGCTGGGCAATCCGGCGCTTATTATTTGCAGGCCACCGGTGACGGGAAAGTCGGGACACAGGCTATTGTCATGCTCTCCGATCTAGGCGTACTGGGCAAACAAGGCCGTGACTCGCTCGATATTTTTGTATTCTCTTATGAAACCGGTAAATTTATCCCGGGCGTAAAAGTGCGGGTCTTCTCATTAAAAGATGAACTCATTGCCCAAGGGACTACTGACGGAAGTGGCGTGGTCAAGCTTGATACCAAATCCTTAACCGGAAAATCCCCCGAATGGGTGGAAGTCCGTAAGGGTGGAGATGTCTTTCTGACTAGGCTTTATCAAGTGACCAACAACATTCGCCGTCATGGATACGATTTTCCGGTCAGTTGGCCGGGTAATCCCGGGGTGAGACCCTTAGAGGGGGCAGTCTTTACCGAACGCGGCGTTTATCTGCCGGGGCAGGAGGTTCATCTAAAAACCATCCTACGCAAGCTCGGGGAAAAAGGATTGGATTCATTAGCAGGCAAAAAAGCCAGGCTCATGATTACCGACCCGCGTGGGCAAAATATCGTCGATCAGGAAATGACACTAAACGCCTTTAGTTCCTCCGATTACAGTTTTTCATTGAGTCCTTCCGTCCCCTTAGGAGGTTATTCCATTCAAGTCACCCCCGATGAAAAGGCCGTGGATCACTCCTCGGTTTATGGTTATTTCACCGTTCAAGAATACCAACCAAATGCCTTTGAACTCACCGTGGATGCCACCCCCCGTTATCTGACGGATAAACCCGTGACGATTCCCGTCTTTGCCAGCTATTATAGCGGCCAGCCCCTCGGTACTCAGGCCGTCATGAGATGGCTCATGAATGCCCATGATTTCAGTTTTATGCCGGAGGGTTTTACAGGGTTCTCATTCTGTAAAGGGCTTTACTCGGTTAATCCCGAGGAACTCGGTTACAACAATTCTTCCCTATCCCTCAATGGCGAGGAAAATCTCTCGGAATCAGGCCGGGGCACATTCACTCAGGATATCCCGGTTAATCAGAAGCTCCCCATGCCTCGCCGTGTGAATATCAGCTTTGAAGTCACCGACATCAACCAGCAAACCGTTTCCTCCGCTGTGGATTTCACCAAAGATAGCTCAGCTTATTATTATGGGTTCCATCGCCCGGAAGGGTTTGTGAGAACGGGTGAAGCTCTTCCTGTCCGGGTGATCGCCATAAATGCCGATGGCACTCCAGCTCCCCTAGCACTCACCGCAAAAGTCGTGGTCAAAAAAATCAACCGCACCTCTGTCCCAGTCAAAGGCGCGGGCGGCATCACTACTTACCAGCAAAATATCGACCTCGACGAAAAATTTACCGGCACGATCACAACCCTACCTGTCGAGCGTGTCCAATCCCGCTGGCGCCTGACCGAAGACCCCGCAGGCAATTTGCCTCCATCGCAAATTACTTTTAAGCCCTCCGAGCCTGGGGATTATCTCGTCGAGATCAGCGGCAAAGATCCCAAAGACAATCCCGTGATGACCGTCGCGACAGTGTCCGTGTATCAATCGGACGCAGCCGAGGGCTGGTCCCTAGAGAATAATACCAAACTCGACCTGGCCCTCGAAAACGACACGCTCCGCGCCGGGCAAGTCGCCCGGATCATGGTGAAAACCCCGGTCGAAGGCATCGCCTTGGTCAGTATCGAACGCGAAAATGTCCGCCGCTTTTTCACTGTCGAGCTGCGTGAGTCCAACCGATTGATCGAGGTGCCTGTCACTGCTGATGATATCCCAAATGTCTATGTTTCAGTCACACTGCTCAAGGGGACAAAAGGTTCATTACGGAAAAATCCGATGCCTGAATTCCGTACCGGTTATTGCCAACTCACTGTCGAGCATCCTGACTCCAAACTCACCGTGGATGTGCATCCCGCTGAAAAGACTTATCAACCAGGCCAAGATGTCTCAGTGGATATCGCCGTCTCGAACGACAATGGGACCCCTGTCACTGATGCCGAAGTCACCGTGATGGCTGTCGACGAAGGCATTCTTTCCCTGACTGCACACACCGTGCCCGATTATTACTCCCTTTTTTATCAACTCAGGCCCTTGTATGTGATCTCGGGCATATCGATTCCGGAACTTTTCAAGGAGGACCCCGAACAAAAATCCTTCGACAATAAAGGTTTTTTGATAGGCGGGGGTGGCGATGAAGGCGGGACAATGCGGAAAAAATTTATTCCTTGCCCGTACTGGAATGCCAACCTGAAGACCGATGCAAAAGGCCACGTCCACGTGCGATTTACCGCGCCGGAGAGTTTATCCCGCTACCGCATTGTCGCCCTGGCACAGGATAAGGGCGGGAAATTCGGGCAAAACCAGTCGTCTATAGAAATCAATAAACCCCTCATGATCGAGTCGGCCCTCCCGCAATTTGCGCGGATCGGGGATTCGCTCATCGCCCGCGCTGTCGTCAAAAACGCGACCGGCGCACCGATTAAAGCCACCGTATCCCTGCGGCTTGACGGTCTCGCCCGTTTGTCCAAAGGCGGCACCGAAAAAATCATCGACCTCGCCACAGGCCAGTCTTTGCCCGTAGATTTCCCGGTAATAATGACCGGACTCGGTGAAGCCAAATGGGTCTGGTCGGTCAAAGGCACGGGCTCGAAACCTGCTACAAAAGGGGGAGCCAGCCAAGCCGTATTAAAACGGTTGAACTCCACCGCCCCCGCCTCTACCCCGACGGATTACCAAGACTCCGCACTGGCGACGATGAATATCGTCCCGGCCGCCCCCTTGCTCAAGGAAGTCCACGTCTCGCACACCTCTGAGCCCGTGAGCAATTTGCTCAAACCCCTGAATCCCCAGTTACTCGAAGGCACCGGAACCCTGAAAGTATCCATCGCTAATAGCCGTTTGCTCGAACTCTCCGACGCAGTGAAATATCTCCTGGACTATCCTTACGGCTGTGTCGAACAAACAACCTCGCGCCTGATTCCTTGGATCTACGCCCGCGAATTCGACGGAGCGATTCCTTCCCTGGCAAAGCCCGATACGGAGATCGAGGCCAATGTCCAGGCCGGGATCAACCGCCTCTTGTCCATGCAACATTATTCAGGCGGCCTGACCTACTGGCCGGGCGGACAGGAACCGATGCTTTGGGCTAGTGCCTATGGCGGGATCGGACTCGCCTTGGCCCAGCGTAATGGATCCACCGTACCAGAATCGAATATGAATCAACTCGCGGAATATCTCCGGGGTAAAATGGCGGGATTAACCGACGATAAAAACAGCATGTCCTTGTCCGAACGCGTCATGGCCCTGTATTGCCTGAGCCTGATGGGAAAAGTCGAGGCCTCCTGGATCGAACTCATGACGGGCAAGGCGAAGCTCTTGAATAACGAGGATCGTGCCCTGCTGGCCCTGTGTATCCTAGAAACCGGCGGGCAAACCTCCCAAGCGGAAGCAATCCTCCGTTTGCCATTTAATGGCGTCCGCGACTACTACTGGTTTGGAAGCGGTGTACGTGAGAGCGCGATGAATTTACTGGCCGAAGTCAAACTTGATCCTGCGTCAAAAACCATCGACCGCAGGGTCATAGAAATCATGGGGGCACGGCATTACCAAGGCCGGTGGTATAATACCCAGGATAACGCTTGGGCGGTGATGGCTTTGTCCCAATATTTTATCGCCGTCGAAAAGGGTAAACCGAAAAAATTCTCCGGTTCCTTGGTCTGGGGACCGGATTCACGGACTTTTAACCTGTCCCCGGAAGCTCCGTCCGCACGGGAAGAATATCCGACGCTGCCCGCCTTGGCTAATACCCCGATGAATCTGAATAACCCCTCGAAAGCCACCGTCTTTAGCACGGTCTCTATCGAGGCATATCCAAAGGATAAATACCAGCCGCGCACCGCCCGGGGATTCTCGGTCACACGCCGGTATGAGAAAATCCTCGACGACCAATCCTTGGCCCCGGCCAAAGACCTGAAAGTCGGTGACCGGATTCTCATCACCCTCCTCCTGGAGGTGAGCCGACCCGCTCATTACGTGGCGATTGACGATTCATTACCCGCCGTCTTTGAGGCGGTCAAACCCGGATTCAACACCCAAGCCGTCAATGGAGCCACTGATACAGATGAATATTTTATCGACTTTCGTGAACTCCGTGCGGACCGAGGGCTTTTCTTTGCGAATTATCTCCAGCCCGGCAAATACACGGTGCGTTACCTCGCCCGTGTCCGCGCCGCCGGAGAAACATTTGCCCCGGGAACCAAGGTCGAGGAGATGTATAACCCCGATGTCTTTGGCATCACTGAATCACAACAAATCAATGCCTCGGCCTTGAAATAA
- a CDS encoding zinc metallopeptidase, giving the protein MILAIILMVGTLLISLAAAARVKGMFAKYSKLKTRAGYTGAEAAAAILQAAGIGNVQIIEHPSILGDHYDPIHKRLVLSTDVYHGTSAAALGVAAHECGHAIQDKVHYAPLKIRMAAVGATTFANQVVMWLPLLGIFFMGLNPWIAGWIMAVGWGVIMLFNLVTLPVEFDASNRAKVILGKMGFIQPGEETEGVNKVLNAAALTYVAAFITSLLYFLWYLLPLLFGGRRDE; this is encoded by the coding sequence ATGATACTCGCAATTATTTTAATGGTCGGAACCCTTCTGATTTCTCTGGCTGCTGCAGCCCGGGTCAAAGGAATGTTCGCCAAATACAGCAAACTCAAAACTCGTGCGGGTTATACCGGGGCCGAGGCTGCCGCCGCGATCCTCCAGGCTGCGGGGATCGGTAATGTCCAGATTATCGAGCATCCCTCCATATTGGGCGATCATTATGATCCCATCCATAAACGCCTCGTTCTTTCTACTGATGTCTATCACGGCACGTCAGCTGCCGCCCTAGGAGTCGCTGCCCATGAATGCGGACATGCCATCCAGGACAAAGTCCATTATGCCCCGTTAAAAATCCGTATGGCTGCGGTGGGAGCCACGACATTTGCTAACCAAGTCGTCATGTGGCTTCCCCTGCTGGGTATTTTTTTTATGGGACTAAACCCCTGGATCGCGGGTTGGATCATGGCCGTCGGTTGGGGAGTGATTATGCTCTTTAACCTTGTGACCCTGCCAGTGGAGTTCGACGCATCGAACCGCGCCAAGGTGATCCTGGGAAAAATGGGTTTTATCCAGCCGGGCGAAGAAACCGAAGGGGTCAATAAAGTGCTGAATGCCGCCGCCCTCACCTATGTGGCTGCATTCATTACCTCCCTCCTTTATTTCCTCTGGTATCTGCTGCCCCTTCTCTTCGGCGGACGCCGGGATGAGTAA
- the prmC gene encoding peptide chain release factor N(5)-glutamine methyltransferase, translating into MRILDIINSTTVFFQKKGLESPRLQIELLLAHHLNLKRLDLYLQFERELSDSELEPLREMVKKRAAGMPLQHITGIAPFYGRDFIVTEDVLIPRPETEQLVEFALGKLRGMHSVDARKLRVLDLCTGSGIIGITLALEMDGIEIVAADISQAALEIARRNAGKHLTEEKAVEFIHSDLFSSLAGRFDLVMTNPPYIATDIIGTLSREVQCDPVLALDGGADGLEVIRKIMIGSPHFLQPEGWLLIEIGHDQAVPLVDLFSKNKFQSTGIFKDISGFDRIATGQMAPTVI; encoded by the coding sequence GTGCGCATCTTGGACATCATTAACTCCACCACAGTCTTTTTTCAAAAAAAAGGTCTGGAAAGTCCGAGGCTTCAAATCGAACTCCTGCTCGCGCATCACCTAAATTTAAAACGGTTGGATTTATACCTACAGTTCGAGCGTGAACTCAGCGATTCTGAGTTAGAGCCCCTGCGGGAAATGGTAAAAAAGAGGGCGGCAGGCATGCCTTTGCAGCATATTACCGGGATAGCCCCCTTTTACGGGCGTGATTTTATTGTGACCGAGGATGTGTTGATTCCTCGGCCGGAGACAGAGCAATTGGTGGAATTTGCCTTGGGCAAATTGCGCGGGATGCACTCGGTGGACGCGCGCAAATTGCGCGTACTGGACCTTTGCACGGGTAGCGGGATTATCGGGATTACCCTTGCCTTGGAGATGGATGGCATCGAGATCGTCGCTGCGGATATTTCGCAAGCGGCTCTCGAGATCGCACGGAGAAATGCCGGTAAACATCTCACAGAAGAAAAGGCAGTCGAGTTTATCCATTCGGATTTATTTTCATCCCTCGCAGGGAGATTTGACCTCGTGATGACGAATCCCCCGTATATCGCCACGGATATCATCGGTACTCTCTCGCGTGAGGTGCAGTGCGATCCTGTTCTGGCCTTAGACGGGGGAGCTGATGGGCTGGAGGTTATCCGCAAAATCATGATTGGATCCCCGCACTTCCTACAGCCCGAAGGGTGGTTGCTGATCGAGATCGGCCATGATCAGGCTGTGCCACTCGTGGATTTATTTTCTAAAAACAAATTCCAGTCAACCGGGATATTCAAAGACATTAGTGGTTTTGACCGGATCGCCACCGGGCAAATGGCTCCGACGGTTATCTAG
- the prfA gene encoding peptide chain release factor 1, which produces MDINFQIEKFRKRFTEVEQQLSDPMICSDSKKMQELGKEHSRLKKLVIIDDELNKTQKNLAENREIIADGSDAELVDMAKEEVEPLKALEDKLLKDLRLGIVPPEPTDDRNAIVEIRAGTGGTEAALFAADLYRMYIRYAETQGWKMESMDSNPSDLGGYKEIIFLVTGENIFQKLRFESGVHRVQRVPATEAQGRIHTSAATVAVLPEAEEVDMVINPNDLEISVCRSGGPGGQGVNTTDSAVQIHHKPTGVIVRCQDGRSQTKNKEKAMNVLRSRLLEKKIEEEDAKYAAHRKSQIGSGDRNEKIRTYNYPQNRVTDHRINLTLYNLSNFMEGDIDEMVTTLVQTHLEEKLSELS; this is translated from the coding sequence ATGGATATCAATTTTCAGATCGAAAAATTCCGCAAACGGTTTACCGAGGTGGAGCAACAACTCAGTGACCCGATGATTTGTTCCGATTCCAAAAAAATGCAGGAACTCGGGAAAGAACATTCCCGTCTGAAAAAACTCGTCATAATCGATGATGAATTGAATAAAACGCAGAAAAACCTGGCAGAAAATCGGGAAATCATCGCCGATGGCAGTGATGCTGAGCTTGTGGATATGGCAAAAGAAGAGGTAGAGCCTTTAAAAGCACTCGAGGATAAACTCCTTAAAGACCTGCGCCTAGGGATTGTTCCACCAGAGCCGACTGATGACCGTAATGCCATTGTAGAAATCCGGGCGGGAACCGGAGGCACGGAAGCCGCGCTTTTTGCTGCCGATTTATATCGGATGTACATCCGGTATGCAGAGACCCAAGGGTGGAAAATGGAGTCCATGGACTCGAATCCATCTGACCTTGGCGGATACAAGGAAATCATCTTTTTAGTGACGGGCGAAAATATCTTCCAGAAACTCCGTTTTGAAAGCGGGGTCCATCGTGTCCAACGTGTCCCGGCTACAGAAGCTCAAGGGCGTATCCATACCAGTGCGGCCACCGTCGCTGTATTACCCGAGGCTGAGGAGGTGGACATGGTGATAAATCCTAATGACCTAGAAATCAGCGTGTGCCGTTCGGGCGGGCCTGGCGGACAAGGTGTGAATACCACTGATTCTGCTGTCCAAATCCATCATAAACCCACCGGGGTTATTGTCCGCTGTCAGGATGGACGTTCACAGACCAAGAATAAGGAAAAGGCGATGAATGTCTTGCGTTCACGCCTGCTTGAGAAAAAAATCGAGGAGGAAGATGCTAAATATGCCGCGCATCGCAAATCCCAGATCGGTTCGGGCGACCGGAATGAGAAAATCCGGACTTATAATTATCCCCAGAACCGTGTGACCGACCACCGCATTAATCTCACCCTCTATAATTTGAGTAACTTCATGGAAGGCGACATTGATGAAATGGTGACGACTCTGGTCCAGACGCACCTGGAAGAGAAACTCTCCGAACTTTCCTAA
- the rpmE gene encoding 50S ribosomal protein L31 produces the protein MKLEIHPEYKETVVTCACGATYKTRSTRENLRLGICAACHPFFTGMHKFVDTAGRVEKFTRRFGATTTEDRKKRKA, from the coding sequence ATGAAATTGGAAATCCATCCCGAATATAAAGAAACAGTCGTCACATGCGCATGTGGCGCGACTTATAAGACACGTTCCACCAGAGAAAACCTTCGTTTAGGTATCTGTGCAGCTTGTCATCCCTTCTTCACAGGTATGCATAAATTCGTCGATACAGCCGGACGCGTTGAGAAATTCACACGCCGTTTTGGTGCGACCACGACAGAAGACCGCAAAAAACGTAAAGCTTAG
- a CDS encoding DUF4410 domain-containing protein, producing the protein MKFSSLLFITFLASIPSFVFALAKITDEETTAALPSKKPDIIYVDGFSLDSSQAPLGQPQTGLFGRPRILANRMEEKHNPAEKAQEITSGMQQSIIKSLTNDGQTAQPDEMMPSSPKNAWLLKGEFIEVDQGSRIVRAVIGFGAGKAQMETRVMLYDLNRSADQPFVIMGSHAQTTPTPGAILMKNPYVLIAKFVLSKNADKKEIKRTGAQIAEAVEKIINKIGPPANTNGASN; encoded by the coding sequence ATGAAATTTTCTTCCCTCCTTTTTATCACGTTTCTGGCATCGATCCCCTCATTTGTTTTTGCATTGGCCAAAATTACTGATGAAGAAACTACAGCCGCCCTTCCTTCGAAAAAGCCGGACATCATTTATGTGGATGGATTTTCCCTCGACTCTTCACAGGCCCCTCTTGGACAACCCCAGACCGGTCTTTTCGGACGCCCCCGTATTTTGGCTAACCGCATGGAGGAAAAACATAACCCTGCCGAAAAAGCCCAGGAAATCACCAGCGGCATGCAACAATCCATCATCAAAAGCCTGACCAATGACGGGCAAACTGCCCAGCCGGATGAAATGATGCCCTCATCACCCAAAAATGCCTGGCTTCTAAAAGGAGAATTTATCGAGGTCGACCAAGGCAGCCGTATCGTCCGGGCAGTCATCGGGTTTGGGGCCGGTAAAGCTCAAATGGAAACGCGAGTCATGCTCTATGACCTCAACCGCAGTGCGGACCAGCCTTTTGTCATCATGGGATCCCACGCCCAAACTACCCCCACTCCAGGTGCTATCCTGATGAAAAACCCTTATGTCCTCATTGCAAAATTCGTCCTTTCTAAAAATGCCGATAAAAAAGAAATTAAACGTACCGGCGCGCAAATTGCGGAGGCTGTCGAGAAAATCATCAATAAAATAGGGCCACCCGCTAATACGAATGGTGCTTCAAATTAA
- the murA gene encoding UDP-N-acetylglucosamine 1-carboxyvinyltransferase, whose product MDKFVIEGGVPLNGTIMVSGSKNSALPILAATLLTKEKCILHNVPDLSDVRFMLDILRFLGAAVTFEGNTATVEATTVSSTTPYDLVRKMRASICVLGPILARNLEVKISMPGGCVIGDRPIDIHLRGIQCLGAHVNTEGGDVHATAKELVGTEINMGGKFGSTVLGTGNIMMAATLAKGVTVIEQAACEPEVVDLADFLISMGARIQGAGTRRIEIIGVHELHGAEHNVIPDRIEAGTFLVAAAATRSKLLLKGIEPRHQVSLFHALRDCNVDLVVEGSTVTVQPNGELKSTEIITETFPGFATDMQAQMVAMLTMVSGISVVTEKIFPNRFMHVAELKRMGADIQMDGATAIIRGAKELQGAPTMASDLRASAALVIAGLMAKGTTEVNRVYHIDRGYEHIDEKLKAVGARITRAKGV is encoded by the coding sequence ATGGATAAATTTGTTATAGAAGGCGGCGTCCCCCTTAATGGAACGATAATGGTCAGCGGTTCTAAAAATTCGGCTTTGCCTATTTTAGCGGCGACCTTGCTCACTAAAGAAAAATGTATTTTGCATAACGTCCCCGACCTCAGTGACGTGCGTTTCATGCTTGATATTCTCCGGTTCCTCGGGGCGGCTGTGACTTTCGAAGGAAATACGGCCACTGTGGAAGCGACGACAGTTTCCTCGACGACACCTTATGATCTCGTGCGCAAAATGCGTGCGTCGATCTGTGTACTGGGTCCTATCCTCGCCCGTAATCTGGAAGTGAAAATCTCCATGCCCGGCGGGTGTGTCATTGGAGATCGCCCGATCGATATCCACTTGCGCGGGATCCAATGCCTCGGAGCCCATGTGAATACCGAAGGCGGGGATGTCCATGCCACTGCCAAAGAGCTGGTGGGGACAGAGATTAATATGGGGGGTAAATTTGGTTCGACCGTCCTCGGTACCGGAAATATTATGATGGCCGCGACCCTCGCGAAAGGGGTAACGGTTATTGAACAAGCCGCGTGTGAGCCGGAAGTCGTCGATTTGGCTGATTTCCTGATCAGCATGGGAGCTCGTATCCAAGGGGCGGGCACCCGCCGCATCGAGATTATCGGGGTCCATGAACTCCACGGGGCGGAACATAATGTCATTCCTGACCGGATCGAAGCGGGCACTTTCCTCGTGGCAGCTGCGGCCACCCGTAGCAAATTGCTCCTGAAGGGAATCGAACCCAGGCACCAAGTCTCCCTTTTCCATGCACTGCGTGATTGTAATGTGGATCTCGTGGTGGAAGGCTCCACAGTCACAGTGCAGCCTAATGGCGAACTAAAATCCACAGAGATCATCACCGAGACATTTCCCGGGTTTGCCACGGACATGCAGGCTCAAATGGTGGCCATGCTGACCATGGTCAGCGGAATCAGTGTCGTGACAGAAAAGATTTTTCCGAACCGATTCATGCATGTCGCCGAGCTCAAACGGATGGGCGCGGATATACAGATGGATGGGGCTACAGCGATTATTAGAGGGGCTAAAGAGCTCCAAGGTGCTCCGACCATGGCTTCCGATCTCCGGGCTTCTGCCGCGCTCGTGATTGCCGGTCTCATGGCCAAAGGCACCACCGAGGTCAACCGTGTTTATCACATCGACCGGGGTTACGAACACATCGACGAGAAACTCAAAGCTGTCGGGGCCCGTATCACCCGCGCCAAAGGCGTGTAA